Proteins encoded by one window of Lepeophtheirus salmonis chromosome 3, UVic_Lsal_1.4, whole genome shotgun sequence:
- the LOC121114413 gene encoding uncharacterized protein isoform X2 has translation MKKTTDRYCTIFILCMGISFILGVKVPVKRLHSRQRRFVAPGALWDVRLGINILWPDANLIFDIILRHQLDDLFGGLDILQNRLMTNSYEGRSGGFKTNSSNLNVNLIGRKKRNAEDDNYLVRSLEEDQVSILSKLEEAITKGGMNGRHCVLKAICELQETPIHEWSVLGEMISVLFRPKKGYHSELLDYKKAEKLGSETGKCWSHYPNCPISIFNIIPDLYTKDDVVNINFDGGVESELP, from the exons ATGAAGAAG ACTACTGATAGGTATTGCACAATTTTTATCTTATGCATGGGAATTTCCTTCATCCTTGGAGTCAAAGTCCCAGTAAAGAGACTTCATTCGCGACAAAGAAGATTTGTGGCTCCAGGAGCTTTATGGGATGTTCGGTTGGGAATCAATATTCTTTGGCCCGAtgcaaatttgatatttgatattattctgAGACATCAATTGGATGATCTCTTTGGAGGATTAGATATACTACAGAATCGTCTCATGACTAATTCATATGAGGGTAGAAGCGGAGGATTCAA gACTAATTCATCAAATCTAAACGTGAATCTCATTGGTCGTAAGAAAAGAAATGCCGAAGATGATAATTACCTAGTTCGAAGTCTGGAAGAGGATCAAGTCTCTATTCTATCT AAATTAGAAGAAGCCATTACAAAAGGGGGTATGAACGGTCGCCATTGCGTTCTTAAAGCCATATGTGAGTTACAAGAGACTCCAATTCATGAATGGAGCGTTCTGGGGGAAATGATAAGCGTCTTATTTAG ACCAAAGAAAGGATATCATTCTGAACTCTTGGATTACAAGAAAGCTGAGAAACTAGGTTCAGAGACTGGAAAGTGTTGGTCCCACTATCCCAACTGTCCCATctctatattcaatattattcctGATCTCTATACCAAGGATGATGTAGTGAACATCAACTTTGATGGTGGAGTTGAGTCAGAACTGCCCTAA
- the LOC121114413 gene encoding uncharacterized protein isoform X1: MKKVILIPLVLHLLVHSSEGDFMTTTRENDLKTTICSPFKPLFDALSSSMSNRKKRSTIALPNTSAFVISNRLRIPQPPWGFYLIWIQFNFFIRPMFSDTVLTNSSNLNVNLIGRKKRNAEDDNYLVRSLEEDQVSILSKLEEAITKGGMNGRHCVLKAICELQETPIHEWSVLGEMISVLFRPKKGYHSELLDYKKAEKLGSETGKCWSHYPNCPISIFNIIPDLYTKDDVVNINFDGGVESELP; encoded by the exons ATGAAGAAGGTAATCTTAATTCCATTAGTTCTTCATCTCCTCGTGCATTCCTCGGAAGGAGACTTCATGACGACAACAAGGGAAAATGATTTGAAGACCACCATTTGTTCTCCTTTTAAGCCTCTTTTCGATGCATTGTCGTCGTCAATGTCCAATCGGAAGAAAAGATCAACCATAGCATTGCCTAATACTTCtgcttttgttatttcaaatagACTCAGAATTCCACAGCCTCCATGGGGATTTTACTTGATTTGGattcaatttaactttttcattagaCCCATGTTCAGTGACACTGTTCT gACTAATTCATCAAATCTAAACGTGAATCTCATTGGTCGTAAGAAAAGAAATGCCGAAGATGATAATTACCTAGTTCGAAGTCTGGAAGAGGATCAAGTCTCTATTCTATCT AAATTAGAAGAAGCCATTACAAAAGGGGGTATGAACGGTCGCCATTGCGTTCTTAAAGCCATATGTGAGTTACAAGAGACTCCAATTCATGAATGGAGCGTTCTGGGGGAAATGATAAGCGTCTTATTTAG ACCAAAGAAAGGATATCATTCTGAACTCTTGGATTACAAGAAAGCTGAGAAACTAGGTTCAGAGACTGGAAAGTGTTGGTCCCACTATCCCAACTGTCCCATctctatattcaatattattcctGATCTCTATACCAAGGATGATGTAGTGAACATCAACTTTGATGGTGGAGTTGAGTCAGAACTGCCCTAA
- the LOC121114412 gene encoding protein rolling stone, whose product MEGCLKEFKEEFSREKWALSSKEPGRFTRSQWCPEDKCSLWYLIYRWSMALIFIITICGHIGHVYKEWKGASWKWVIFMTQQGISILCLTYIFDAILVTYRYLGDKKNTNRGMHMPLTHKISWALSNMSFTVAIYITIVYWALLHQYVLKANMLKTNGAVAFNFFMHAINTLSIIIDFFVSDRPWRILHFYFSVIFGIWYLIFSVSYWAAGGTGFCRPQETTDTSVDAPEECDPFIYPILDYENKPGMAVAVVLGGTLFLPFLQTFYFLLYQLRLKLYRAIYPNVETQNPNEIPFLSRN is encoded by the exons ATGGAAGGCTGTTTGAAGGAATTTAAAGAGGAATTCAGCCGAGAAAAATGGGCTCTATCCTCTAAAGAACCAGGACGATTCACTCGATCTCAG TGGTGCCCAGAGGACAAATGCAGCCTTTGGTATCTCATCTATAGATGGTCCATGGCGcttatattcataattactaTTTGCGGACATATTGGCCATGTTTATAAGGAATGGAAAGGGGCATCCTGGAAGTGGGTAATTTTCATGACTCAACAGGGTATTAGCATCCTCTGTCTCACTTACATCTTCGATGCCATACTCGTCACATACCGATACTTGGGagacaagaaaaatacaaatcgaGGGATGCACATGCCTCTCACCCATAAAATATCTTGGGCTTTGTCCAACATGTCTTTTACTGTGGCAATCTACATAACGATCGTCTACTGGGCGCTTTtacatcaat ATGTACTAAAGGCAAACATGCTCAAAACAAATGGTGCTGTggcttttaacttttttatgcaCGCCATCAACACTCTTTCAATTATCATTGACTTTTTCGTTAGTGATCGTCCCTGGAGAATACTTCACTTTTACTTTTCTGTTATCTTTGGTATTTGGTACTTGATTTTCAGTGTATCTTATTGGGCTGCAGGTGGAACTGGCTTCTGTCGCCCTCAGGAAACAACCGATACATCCGTAGACGCCCCCGAAGAATGCGATCCTTTCATATATCCCATTCTGGACTACGAAAATAAACCTGGAATGGCTGTGGCAGTCGTATTAGGTGGCACACTTTTCCTTCCTTTCCTCCAGACCTTTTACTTCTTGCTCTATCAGCTGAGATTAAAACTCTACAGAGCTATTTATCCCAATGTCGAAACTCAA AATCCAAATGAAATAccctttctatctcgaaattga